Sequence from the Deinococcus radiotolerans genome:
CTGGAAAAACCCATCTGCCTGAACGAAGCCGAACTCGACCTGCTCCAGGCGGCCGAGGCCACCAGCACCGGGCGGGTCACGGTCTGCCACGTCCTGCGCGCCGCCCCCTTCTTCCAGGAGGTGCGGCGCGTACTGGACAGCGGCGCGCTGGGCACCCTGATCGGCATTCAACACGCCGAGAACGTCGCCCACTGGCACTACGCGCACTCCTACGTGCGTGGCAACTGGCGCGCGGCCCCACCCGCCGCGCCATTTATTCTCGCCAAGAGCTGTCACGACCTCGACCTTCTCCGCGCGTTCGCCGGTAGCTCCCCGGCACGGGTCAGCAGCGAGGGCGACCTGCATCACTTCCGCCCAGAGCACGCTCCACCCGGCGCGAGCCCACGCTGCGTCACCTGCCCTGTCCCGGACTGCCCGTCCGACGCGCGGCGCATCTACCTCACCCGCGACCCCCACAGCTGGCCGGTCACCGTCCTCACCGCCGGCGGCACCAGCCTGGACGACGCGCTCCGCCACGGACCCTACGGTGAATGCGTGTACCTGGGCCTCAACAACGTCGTGGATCATCAGGCCGTCACCGTCCAGTTCCGGAACGGCGTCACCGCGCAGCTCACCGTCAGTGCCTTCACACACAACAACACCCGCACGCTGAAACTCCTGGGCACCCACGGCGAACTACGCGGCCACATGGACCACCACGAACTCGAAC
This genomic interval carries:
- a CDS encoding Gfo/Idh/MocA family protein, whose amino-acid sequence is MTIRVAIVGAGNRGGDAYARLLAQHGAQVTHVVDARPARLREVAARHDIPTGRQFTDPDAFFALGRVADAVVLATPDDQHVRPCVQALALGYDVLLEKPICLNEAELDLLQAAEATSTGRVTVCHVLRAAPFFQEVRRVLDSGALGTLIGIQHAENVAHWHYAHSYVRGNWRAAPPAAPFILAKSCHDLDLLRAFAGSSPARVSSEGDLHHFRPEHAPPGASPRCVTCPVPDCPSDARRIYLTRDPHSWPVTVLTAGGTSLDDALRHGPYGECVYLGLNNVVDHQAVTVQFRNGVTAQLTVSAFTHNNTRTLKLLGTHGELRGHMDHHELELHDFRTGQSRRWRVNANGNHGGGDDGLIQAWLASLRGETLPPTPLTESLDSHRMAFAAERARTRRTIEML